Proteins found in one Microtus pennsylvanicus isolate mMicPen1 chromosome 14, mMicPen1.hap1, whole genome shotgun sequence genomic segment:
- the LOC142835233 gene encoding uncharacterized protein LOC142835233, with product MTDEYSKRGLRWRKATWKVRCHTEAGSGVSGQARLSGRRSDQPWVPGRRRHDPLRPHSKFAGVEDSQPRWPEPTGLWRPFLGPERRRARRHSGKTETVSHMPSRPDRGLVAPHLRKQRDKATAWSPNRAATAAGSRTCRLPLPGDVEGRRGPQNRVAAQLPERRRAQRRRPPNRPIRRRPRRPRGPSPWPRPSPVGRTRTPCV from the exons ATGACTGATGAAT ACTCCAAGAGGGGACTTCGGTGGCGCAAAGCAACCTGGAAGGTCAGATGTCACACAGaggcagggtcaggggtcagcGGTCAGGCACGGCTGTCTGGCCGGCGGTCTGACCAACCCTGGGTGCCCGGCAGGCGACGACACGACCCACTGCGCCCCCACAGCAAGTTTGCGGGGGTGGAGGACAGTCAGCCTCGGTGGCCAGAGCCTACGGGACTGTGGCGTCCCTTCCTCGGTCCTGAGCGAAGACGAGCACGACGGCACTCGGGAAAGACGGAGACCGTGTCCCACATGCCAAGCCGTCCCGACCGCGGCCTGGTCGCGCCTCacctgaggaagcagagagacaaggCCACTGCCTGGTCGCCCAACCGGGCCGCCACAGCAGCGGGCTCCCGGACCTGCCGGCTACCTCTTCCGGGAGACGTGGAAGGGCGGCGAGGACCTCAAAACAGAGTGGCCGCCCAGCTGCCTGAGCGGCGGAGAGCCCAGCGCCGCCGGCCGCCTAATAGGCCAATCAGGCGGCGGCCACGGCGTCCGCGGGGCCCTAGCCCCTGGCCACGCCCCTCTCCCGTTGGTCGCACACGAACACCGTGCGTGTGA